The proteins below come from a single Rhinoraja longicauda isolate Sanriku21f chromosome 5, sRhiLon1.1, whole genome shotgun sequence genomic window:
- the LOC144593987 gene encoding UI-like: MTSTPLVFMAACCLLVTHISLATCRAADPSIVNRLGSNASADTDEENDQFLSYILREKLLQVLEQNPNNMQIHSPVSLDGILNEIPDKEANRLLQELLRNTETPASTREAGHDMVPAFAELSKRSKPLNSLDLTFHLLRERIKMANRDKQRMQEEKNRKIMDIIGK; this comes from the coding sequence ATGACATCAACACCTTTGGTTTTCATGGCAGCCTGTTGTCTTCTGGTCACCCACATCTCTCTTGCTACGTGTCGTGCTGCAGACCCGAGTATTGTCAACAGATTAGGTTCCAATGCCAGCGCAGATACTGATGAAGAAAATGATCAATTTCTTTCCTACATCCTGAGGGagaagttactccaggttttggaACAGAATCCAAATAACATGCAGATTCACTCTCCAGTATCGTTGGATGGGATTCTGAATGAAATCCCTGATAAAGAAGCCAATCGCCTCCTGCAGGAACTTCTCCGAAACACAGAAACACCTGCGTCTACTCGAGAAGCAGGCCATGATATGGTGCCAGCTTTTGCTGAACTCTCAAAGAGATCTAAACCGCTCAATTCCTTGGATCTCACGTTTCACCTCTTGAGGGAAAGGATTAAGATGGCTAACAGAGACAAGCAACGGATGCAAGAAGAGAAAAATCGCAAAATTATGGACATTATTGGCAAGTGA